Proteins from a genomic interval of Candidatus Eisenbacteria bacterium:
- a CDS encoding HNH endonuclease yields MPSYSLSHLADRVLLRDLASLVATDRVTTAALLAHLAEVEARELYRPAAYSSMLAYCVGELHLSEFAALRRIRAARIARKFPVLFPAIADGRIHLTTVLVLATHLTPESVDELVAATTHKTREEVEQLLAERFPQSDLPTSLQAMGLPAPPAAIVATEHTAEVALELLQNETLLAAPVAAAPVGRARVAPLSADRYALQVTLAKETYDQLRYAQALLNHAVPSGDLAQVLDRALKALVRQLEQRKFAAATRSRPRRGRPQGRYVPAPVRRTVWLRDGGHCTFVSENGRRCEERARLEFDHIQPVARGGTTTAANLRLRCRAHNQYEAEQLYGVAFMRDKREKSQRGAVRAKPAASATAGPRATAEPNTAAPTPCNDVIPWLRRLGFRAEEARRGAACCDAIPEASLEERVRRALTHLAPSCRRQSAHFAQAPAS; encoded by the coding sequence ATGCCTTCCTACTCGCTTTCGCACCTCGCCGATCGGGTGCTGCTGCGCGATCTCGCCTCGCTCGTCGCCACCGATCGCGTCACGACTGCCGCACTCCTCGCGCATCTCGCCGAAGTCGAGGCCCGCGAGCTCTACCGGCCTGCCGCGTACTCCTCGATGCTCGCCTACTGCGTGGGTGAGCTGCACCTGTCCGAGTTCGCGGCGCTGAGACGCATCCGCGCGGCTCGCATCGCCCGCAAGTTCCCGGTCCTGTTCCCGGCCATCGCCGATGGACGGATCCATCTCACCACCGTGCTCGTCCTTGCGACCCACCTGACTCCTGAGTCGGTGGATGAGCTCGTTGCGGCGACCACCCACAAGACCCGGGAAGAAGTCGAGCAGTTGCTGGCGGAACGCTTCCCGCAATCTGATCTGCCGACGAGCCTGCAGGCCATGGGGTTGCCGGCTCCGCCCGCTGCGATCGTCGCAACTGAACACACTGCCGAGGTGGCGCTGGAGCTACTTCAAAATGAAACACTTCTGGCGGCGCCAGTGGCTGCAGCCCCGGTTGGACGAGCGAGGGTCGCTCCGCTCTCGGCCGACCGCTACGCGCTGCAGGTCACACTCGCGAAGGAAACTTACGACCAGCTGCGCTACGCCCAGGCGCTGCTGAACCATGCGGTTCCCTCGGGCGACCTGGCACAGGTGCTCGACCGGGCGCTCAAGGCGCTGGTGCGTCAGCTCGAACAGCGCAAGTTCGCGGCCGCCACGCGCTCACGACCTCGACGCGGCAGGCCGCAGGGCCGCTACGTGCCGGCGCCGGTGCGAAGGACCGTGTGGCTGCGCGATGGCGGCCACTGCACGTTCGTGAGCGAGAACGGGCGGCGCTGCGAGGAGCGAGCGCGCCTGGAATTCGATCACATCCAGCCGGTGGCGCGAGGAGGGACTACCACCGCGGCGAACCTGCGGCTGCGATGCCGGGCGCACAATCAGTACGAGGCCGAGCAGCTGTACGGAGTGGCATTCATGCGCGACAAGCGGGAGAAGTCGCAGCGTGGCGCTGTGAGAGCAAAGCCCGCAGCGAGTGCGACTGCAGGGCCGCGTGCGACCGCGGAGCCGAACACAGCCGCGCCCACTCCCTGCAACGACGTGATCCCGTGGCTGCGGCGACTGGGGTTTCGCGCGGAAGAGGCGCGTCGCGGGGCCGCGTGCTGCGACGCCATCCCCGAGGCGTCGCTCGAGGAGCGCGTCCGGCGGGCGTTGACCCATCTCGCACCGAGCTGTCGGCGCCAGAGCGCGCACTTCGCTCAGGCGCCGGCATCGTGA